One Cellulomonas sp. Y8 DNA segment encodes these proteins:
- a CDS encoding 16S rRNA (uracil(1498)-N(3))-methyltransferase: MTAPVFLAEPGDLDALAAGATYLLGGAEGRHAGVVQRKTAGERVDVVDGAGTRLVGEVEAAGPEGVHLRVREVVVEPVPAPRLVLVQALAKGDRDEMAIEAATEVGADGVVPWQAERSIVVWRGDRAAKSRARWLGTVRTAAKQARRAHVPGVDLALATAALVRRAREVVEAGGAVLVLHEEATTPLAAAVLPAAGATADVLVVVGPEGGIAERELAELVDAGAQPVLLGPHVLRTSTAGPVALALLAQRLGRWG; this comes from the coding sequence GTGACCGCTCCGGTCTTCCTGGCCGAGCCGGGCGACCTCGACGCGCTCGCGGCCGGGGCCACCTACCTGCTCGGCGGCGCCGAGGGGCGGCACGCGGGCGTCGTGCAGCGCAAGACCGCGGGGGAGCGGGTCGACGTCGTCGACGGCGCCGGCACCCGGCTGGTCGGCGAGGTCGAGGCGGCCGGGCCCGAGGGCGTGCACCTGCGCGTCCGCGAGGTCGTCGTCGAGCCCGTGCCGGCGCCCCGCCTGGTGCTGGTGCAGGCGCTCGCGAAGGGCGACCGGGACGAGATGGCGATCGAGGCCGCCACCGAGGTCGGCGCCGACGGCGTCGTGCCCTGGCAGGCCGAGCGGTCGATCGTGGTCTGGCGCGGCGACCGGGCGGCCAAGAGCCGGGCCCGGTGGCTCGGCACGGTCCGCACCGCGGCCAAGCAGGCCCGCCGGGCGCACGTGCCGGGCGTCGACCTGGCGCTCGCGACCGCGGCGCTCGTGCGCCGGGCGCGCGAGGTGGTCGAGGCGGGCGGCGCGGTGCTGGTGCTGCACGAGGAGGCGACCACGCCCCTCGCGGCGGCGGTGCTGCCCGCGGCCGGTGCGACGGCGGACGTGCTCGTCGTCGTCGGGCCCGAGGGCGGCATCGCGGAGCGGGAGCTGGCGGAGCTGGTCGACGCCGGGGCGCAGCCGGTGCTGCTGGGGCCGCACGTGCTGCGGACCTCCACGGCCGGCCCGGTGGCGCTCGCGCTGCTCGCGCAGCGGCTGGGGCGCTGGGGCTGA